Proteins from one Danaus plexippus chromosome 18 unlocalized genomic scaffold, MEX_DaPlex mxdp_20, whole genome shotgun sequence genomic window:
- the LOC116773309 gene encoding putative uncharacterized protein DDB_G0291812 isoform X2, producing the protein MSRNSRYYTAPVPKMPPGLIELMDGLARDVLKNNPTDIYEFCSDHMKKLLQTRDSLKVKHPKTLEQKIATAKKIINERAVLRREAYDKNTQITKAQTVENINIKKDCVKDTNTENDMKSNVTDIPDQYIKNNVIKIDDVSLSGNREHEITVSNVESNKHIPLSEEHKDNSAVDIANDDEINVLNKEEIFETVNITGPVSVADQNVSEHIGLNVDSAENFDVSVKAIENNVDIEKSINLDEVNASTTFVVQSSNDETGKNNTEIVEQIVSTEEKNDDDKNNECNKTNTADETEVKEDINTHDTGKDICKIDQSNEIVDDKQDPISINCESEPINSENQGLGYEIKNNDITSSDVNNDSKNTTESVETELNHKPSSSKSNENIEENNISDKSLDSANEMNVEATTVIGDNTDEDKELKETFDRETISDHKQHSLINDDKDKNDQKLGNAVNDTTMDLETAAITIQKVFRSFLFRNKTLSSDDATNVDISLLIEDKDQKNDGEILSGNSNKDRRTLGLSRIDSVLQTVNEEQSLSLSTDDSSTLSSAATIIQAHVRGFLVRNKLIGNKANSSTSGFDSDGHSTASLEIDNDGRKNKTVLNIHIVPEGGHFMSRDESMLTSIDLSVDGSPRDSINLHPMGHDTNERRKLLKREDAIQSISPPSNNSGKQSEEVDSVKEIFEQNTQQINRNDCNGIIDPNKSNASETNEKLPEEKNDEIENVDAHAPSKLGTSGFSLPSLTSDEMDVVTPFTATDSDGESKILHSGEFHDVLLPTTVSRSDTSVVRGE; encoded by the exons atgagCAGGAACTCGCGTTACTATACAGCACCAGTGCCGAAAATGCCACCAGGTCTAATCGAGCTTATGGATGGTCTAGCTAGGGATGTGCTAAAAAACAATCCGACCGATATATACGAGTTTTGTTCCGATCATATGAAGAAATTACTCCAGACCAGAGACAGTTTGA AAGTAAAGCACCCAAAAACATTGGAGCAAAAAATTGCAACAGCCAAAAAGATTATCAACGAAAGAGCCGTATTACGACGAGAGGCGTATGacaaaaatacacaaattacAAAAGCTCAGactgtagaaaatattaatattaaaaaagactgTGTTAAAGATACTAATACCGAGAATGATATGAAAAGTAACGTAACAGATATACCagatcaatatataaaaaacaatgttataaaaatagatgaCGTTAGTTTATCTGGTAATAGAGAGCATGAAATTACTGTAAGTAATGTTGAATCCAATAAGCATATACCATTATCAGAGGAACATAAAGATAACTCTGCTGTGGACATTGCTAACGATGACGAGattaatgttttgaataaagAAGAAATTTTTGAGACAGTTAATATAACTGGACCTGTTTCTGTCGCCGACCAGAATGTTTCGGAACACATTGGATTAAACGTTGATAGTGCAGAAAATTTCGATGTATCTGTTAAAGCAATAGAAAACAATGTCGATAttgaaaaatcaattaatttagacGAAGTAAATGCATCTACAACATTTGTAGTTCAAAGTTCAAATGATGAAACGGGTAAAAATAATACCGAAATTGTCGAACAAATAGTCTCAACCGAAGAAAAGAACGACgatgacaaaaataatgaatgtaaCAAAACGAATACTGCAGACGAAACTGAGGTTAAAGAAGATATTAATACTCATGACACTGGTaaagatatatgtaaaatagatCAAAGCAATGAAATCGTAGACGACAAACAAGATCCAATATCTATAAATTGCGAAAGTGAGCCTATTAATTCTGAAAACCAAGGACTAggctatgaaataaaaaataatgatataacatCGTCTGATGTTAACAACGACAGTAAAAATACAACGGAATCAGTAGAAACTGAATTAAATCATAAGCCATCATCATCAAAAAGTAACGAAAATAtcgaagaaaataatattagtgacAAGTCTTTGGATAGCGCAAATGAAATGAATGTAGAAGCTACAACAGTAATTGGTGATAATACTGATGAAGATAAAGAGTTGAAAGAAACGTTTGATAGAGAAACCATATCGGATCATAAACAACACTCTTTAATCAATGATGACAAGGATAAAAATGACCAAAAACTTGGTAACGCAGTCAATGACACTACAATGGATCTTGAGACAGCGGCGATAACAATACAGAAAGTGTTTCGTTCTTTTCTTTTCaggaataaaacattaagtagCGACGACGCCACTAATGTGGACATTAGTTTGTTGATTGAGGATAAAGATCAGAAG AATGATGGCGAGATTTTGTCTGGTAATTCGAATAAAGATCGAAGAACTCTAGGTTTAAGTAGAATTGACAGTGTTTTACAAACTGTAAACGAAGAGCAGTCTCTCTCTTTGTCGACTGATGATTCTTCCACACTATCAAGCGCCGCCACAATCATACAAGCTCATGTTAGAGGTTTCTTGGTACGAAACAAATTGATTGGTAACAAAGCCAACTCAAGTACTTCAGGTTTTGATTCGGATGGCCATTCTACTGCGTCGTTGGAAATTGATAATGATggacgaaaaaataaaactgtccttaatatacatatagttcCCGAAGGTGGTCATTTTATGAGCCGGGATGAGAGTATGCTAACTTCTATCGATCTGTCGGTGGATGGCAGCCCGCGGGATTCCATTAATCTGCATCCTATGGGCCATGACACCAATGAGAGACGTAAACTACTGAAAAGAGAGGATGCCATCCAGTCAATCTCACCGCCGAGTAACAACAGCGGGAAACAGAGCGAAGAAGTTGATTCAGTGAAAGAAATATTCGAACAGAATACGCAACAGATAAACCGAAACGACTGTAATGGCATTATAGATCCGAATAAATCAAATGCAAGTGAAACAAACGAAAAGTTACCTGAAGAAAAAAACGATGAAATTGAAAACGTAGATGCGCATGCTCCATCAAAATTAGGAACATCAGGGTTTAGTCTTCCATCGCTGACATCAGACGAGATGGATGTGGTAACACCGTTCACGGCTACCGATTCCGACGGCGAATCCAAAATACTGCATTCAGGCGAGTTTCATGACGTGTTACTACCAACTACGGTGTCACGTTCAGACACCTCAGTCGTCCGTGGTGAGTGA
- the LOC116773011 gene encoding cystathionine beta-synthase-like: MENGKKLSSEYFNLKEMPHIVKTLDRNPKIQENVLNVIGNTPLVKLSKIPKEEGVQCEMYAKCEFLNPGGSVKDRIAYRMVLDAEKKGILKPGKSVIVEPTSGNTGIGLALAAAVRGYRCIIVLPEKMSDEKVNTLRALGAEIIRTPTEAASESPDSNIMVARRLSNEIPDAVLLDQYNNVCNPLAHYDGTAEEILWSLDNDVDMVVIGAGTCGTISGVAHKIKEKCPKCVVVGVDPYGSILAQPEELNESDVMVYEVEGIGYDFLPKALDRTVIDKWVKTEDKTSLNMARRLIKEEGLLCGGSSGSAMWGAIQAAKSLKAGQRCVVLLPDNIRNYMTKFISDQWMEARGFKPYDNNEKLWWWNNPLTEDLVQVTKSLSQDSTTCEAVAALRANKSTLLTIVNDNGSISGIFSGDNARRRLAHLSGSTEEPLDKFTVKKFYKVDLSDSPTLGSVSRILDIAPYVVVVKTDGEKHVQKPVGYITSEDLLEYVTDKKHKMNGK; this comes from the exons ATGGAAAACGGCAAGAAACTATCTTCGGAGTATTTTAACCTTAAGGAAATGCCTCACATTGTAAAAACAct AGATAGAAATCCTAAAATTCaggaaaatgtattaaacGTAATTGGTAATACACCACTCGTAAAACTATCGAAAATACCAAAGGAAGAGGGCGTACAATGTGAAATGT ATGCAAAATGTGAGTTTTTAAATCCTGGGGGTTCAGTGAAAGACCGCATAGCTTATAGAATGGTTTTGGATGCTGAGAAGAAGGGAATATTGAAACCTGGAAAATCGGTGATTGTTGAACCAACTTCTGGAAACACTGGAATTGGACTAGCTTTAGCAGCAGCTGTGAGAG GATACAGATGTATTATTGTGCTACCGGAAAAGATGTCAGATGAAAAGGTGAACACGCTCCGTGCATTGGGTGCAGAAATCATCAGGACTCCGACCGAGGCAGCTTCTGAGTCCCCCGATAGTAACATCATGGTTGCAAGACGTTTGTCCAACGAAATACCTGATGCTGTACTCTTAGATCag TACAATAATGTGTGCAACCCGTTAGCTCATTATGATGGCACCGCTGAAGAAATCCTATGGTCGCTTGACAATGATGTGGATATGGTGGTGATAGGAGCTGGAACTTGTGGGACAATCTCCGGGGTCGCACACAAGATCAAGGAAAAATGTCCCAAATGTGTAGTTGTTGGAGTGGACCCCTATGGATCAATTCTGGCTCAGCCTGAAGAGTTAAATGAGAGTGATGTAATGGTGTATGag GTGGAAGGTATTGGATATGATTTCTTGCCGAAGGCTCTAGACAGGACGGTCATTGACAAATGGGTGAAGACGGAAGACAAGACCTCACTGAACATGGCCAGGAGGTTGATCAAAGAGGAAGGACTGCTATGcg GAGGTAGCAGCGGGTCCGCGATGTGGGGAGCCATTCAAGCGGCGAAATCTCTTAAAGCAGGTCAAAGATGTGTGGTTCTATTACCAGACAATATACGTAACTATATGACGAAATTCATCTCTGACCAGTGGATGGAGGCCCGCGGTTTCAAGCCATACGATAATAACGAGAAACTGTg GTGGTGGAACAATCCTCTGACTGAAGATTTAGTTCAAGTAACCAAGAGCTTGTCACAAGACAGTACAACTTGTGAAGCTGTAGCAGCTTTGAGAGCAAATAAATCCACTCTCCTTACTATTGTGAATGACAACGG ATCAATCAGTGGAATATTTAGCGGAGACAACGCCAGACGGAGACTGGCTCATTTGTCAGGATCCACAGAAGAGCCTCTTGATAAATTTACAGTAAAGAAGTTTTACAAAGTGGACCTCTCTGACAGTCCAACGCTGGGCAGTGTATCGAGAATACTGGATATAGCACCTTATGTTGTGGTTGTCAAAACAG atGGTGAAAAACATGTTCAAAAGCCAGTGGGATACATAACATCTGAAGACTTATTGGAATATGTCACAGATAAAAAACACAAGATGAACGGGAAATGA
- the LOC133318701 gene encoding cystathionine beta-synthase-like, whose protein sequence is MKMANGICIGSQEFFNLKEMRHIVKNLDKNSKTYDHILDAIGKTPMVKLSKIPKDEGLKCDMYAKCEFVNPGGSVKDRIAYRMVLDAEKKGILKPGKSVIVEPTSGNTGIGLALAAAVRGYRCIIVLPEKMSNEKVLTLHALGAEIIRTPTEVAWDSPESNIMVAKRLSTEIPNAVLLDQYNNASNPLAHYDGTAEEILWSLDNDVDMVVLGAGTCGTISGIAHKIKEKCPKCVVVGVDPHGSVLAPPDKLNENDVEIYEVEGIGYDFLPQALDLKIIDKWIKTEDKWSFQMARRLIKEEGLLCGGSSGAAMWGAIQAAKSLVAGQKCVVLLPDNIRNYMTKFLTDQWMEVRGYKSIESNDNLWWWNKPLTEGLVRITKNIRQNSTTSEAIKALRESDSLIVNIVNDKGSITGIFSGDNARRRLAHLSGSTEEPLDKFTVKKFYKVDLSDSPTLGCVSRILDIAPYVVVVKSDEHHVQKPLGYLTSEDLLACITDKNHDLNGK, encoded by the exons atgaaaatggcTAACGGCATCTGTATCGGATCTCAGGAATTCTTCAATCTCAAAGAAATGAGACACATCGTGAAAAATCT GgacaaaaattcaaaaaccTATGATCATATTTTAGATGCTATTGGGAAAACACCAATGGTGAAACTATCCAAGATACCAAAGGACGAAGGCTTGAAGTGTGACATGT ATGCAAAATGTGAATTCGTGAATCCTGGCGGTTCAGTGAAAGACCGCATAGCTTATAGAATGGTTTTGGATGCTGAGAAGAAGGGAATATTGAAACCTGGAAAATCTGTGATTGTTGAACCAACTTCTGGAAACACTGGAATTGGACTAGCTTTAGCAGCGGCTGTGAGAG GCTACAGATGTATAATTGTTTTACCGGAAAAGATGTCAAATGAGAAAGTGCTCACCTTGCATGCTTTGGGAGCCGAGATCATCAGAACACCCACTGAAGTGGCGTGGGACTCCCCTGAGAGTAACATCATGGTCGCTAAACGCTTGTCCACAGAAATCCCGAACGCTGTATTGTTAGATCAG TATAACAACGCTAGCAATCCGTTAGCCCATTATGACGGAACCGCTGAAGAGATACTCTGGTCTCTGGATAATGATGTCGACATGGTGGTATTGGGAGCGGGCACCTGTGGTACCATATCTGGAATTGCTCACAAGATTAAGGAAAAGTGCCCAAAATGCGTGGTAGTTGGAGTAGACCCACACGGCTCCGTGCTGGCCCCACCAGATAAACTTAATGAAAATGACGTAGAAATATATGAG GTAGAAGGAATCGGCTACGATTTCTTACCACAAGCGTtagatcttaaaataatagacaAATGGATAAAAACAGAGGACAAGTGGTCCTTCCAGATGGCGAGAAGACTTATCAAGGAGGAAGGACTGCTTTGCG GAGGTAGCAGTGGCGCCGCTATGTGGGGTGCCATACAAGCAGCGAAGTCTTTAGTGGCGGGTCAGAAATGCGTGGTTCTATTACCGGATAACATACGCAACTATATGACAAAATTCCTCACTGACCAATGGATGGAGGTCCGCGGATACAAATCCATCGAaagtaatgataatttatg gtgGTGGAACAAACCTTTGACGGAAGGTTTAGTGCGTATCACAAAGAATATACGTCAGAACAGCACAACTTCGGAGGCGATAAAAGCTTTGAGGGAAAGTGACTCGTTAATCGTCAATATCGTTAATGACAAAGG TTCAATCACTGGAATATTTAGTGGAGACAACGCTAGACGGAGACTGGCTCATTTGTCAGGATCCACAGAAGAGCCTCTTGATAAATTTACAGTAAAGAAGTTTTACAAAGTGGACCTCTCTGACAGTCCAACGCTGGGCTGTGTATCGAGAATACTGGATATAGCACCTTATGTTGTGGTCGTCAAATCAG aTGAGCATCACGTTCAAAAACCGCTCGGCTACCTGACGTCTGAAGATCTACTAGCATGTATCACAGATAAAAACCACGATCTGAATGGAAAATGA
- the LOC116773309 gene encoding putative uncharacterized protein DDB_G0291812 isoform X1, translated as MSRNSRYYTAPVPKMPPGLIELMDGLARDVLKNNPTDIYEFCSDHMKKLLQTRDSLKVKHPKTLEQKIATAKKIINERAVLRREAYDKNTQITKAQTVENINIKKDCVKDTNTENDMKSNVTDIPDQYIKNNVIKIDDVSLSGNREHEITVSNVESNKHIPLSEEHKDNSAVDIANDDEINVLNKEEIFETVNITGPVSVADQNVSEHIGLNVDSAENFDVSVKAIENNVDIEKSINLDEVNASTTFVVQSSNDETGKNNTEIVEQIVSTEEKNDDDKNNECNKTNTADETEVKEDINTHDTGKDICKIDQSNEIVDDKQDPISINCESEPINSENQGLGYEIKNNDITSSDVNNDSKNTTESVETELNHKPSSSKSNENIEENNISDKSLDSANEMNVEATTVIGDNTDEDKELKETFDRETISDHKQHSLINDDKDKNDQKLGNAVNDTTMDLETAAITIQKVFRSFLFRNKTLSSDDATNVDISLLIEDKDQKNDGEILSGNSNKDRRTLGLSRIDSVLQTVNEEQSLSLSTDDSSTLSSAATIIQAHVRGFLVRNKLIGNKANSSTSGFDSDGHSTASLEIDNDGRKNKTVLNIHIVPEGGHFMSRDESMLTSIDLSVDGSPRDSINLHPMGHDTNERRKLLKREDAIQSISPPSNNSGKQSEEVDSVKEIFEQNTQQINRNDCNGIIDPNKSNASETNEKLPEEKNDEIENVDAHAPSKLGTSGFSLPSLTSDEMDVVTPFTATDSDGESKILHSGEFHDVLLPTTVSRSDTSVVREFHNVLVYFLLWNNA; from the exons atgagCAGGAACTCGCGTTACTATACAGCACCAGTGCCGAAAATGCCACCAGGTCTAATCGAGCTTATGGATGGTCTAGCTAGGGATGTGCTAAAAAACAATCCGACCGATATATACGAGTTTTGTTCCGATCATATGAAGAAATTACTCCAGACCAGAGACAGTTTGA AAGTAAAGCACCCAAAAACATTGGAGCAAAAAATTGCAACAGCCAAAAAGATTATCAACGAAAGAGCCGTATTACGACGAGAGGCGTATGacaaaaatacacaaattacAAAAGCTCAGactgtagaaaatattaatattaaaaaagactgTGTTAAAGATACTAATACCGAGAATGATATGAAAAGTAACGTAACAGATATACCagatcaatatataaaaaacaatgttataaaaatagatgaCGTTAGTTTATCTGGTAATAGAGAGCATGAAATTACTGTAAGTAATGTTGAATCCAATAAGCATATACCATTATCAGAGGAACATAAAGATAACTCTGCTGTGGACATTGCTAACGATGACGAGattaatgttttgaataaagAAGAAATTTTTGAGACAGTTAATATAACTGGACCTGTTTCTGTCGCCGACCAGAATGTTTCGGAACACATTGGATTAAACGTTGATAGTGCAGAAAATTTCGATGTATCTGTTAAAGCAATAGAAAACAATGTCGATAttgaaaaatcaattaatttagacGAAGTAAATGCATCTACAACATTTGTAGTTCAAAGTTCAAATGATGAAACGGGTAAAAATAATACCGAAATTGTCGAACAAATAGTCTCAACCGAAGAAAAGAACGACgatgacaaaaataatgaatgtaaCAAAACGAATACTGCAGACGAAACTGAGGTTAAAGAAGATATTAATACTCATGACACTGGTaaagatatatgtaaaatagatCAAAGCAATGAAATCGTAGACGACAAACAAGATCCAATATCTATAAATTGCGAAAGTGAGCCTATTAATTCTGAAAACCAAGGACTAggctatgaaataaaaaataatgatataacatCGTCTGATGTTAACAACGACAGTAAAAATACAACGGAATCAGTAGAAACTGAATTAAATCATAAGCCATCATCATCAAAAAGTAACGAAAATAtcgaagaaaataatattagtgacAAGTCTTTGGATAGCGCAAATGAAATGAATGTAGAAGCTACAACAGTAATTGGTGATAATACTGATGAAGATAAAGAGTTGAAAGAAACGTTTGATAGAGAAACCATATCGGATCATAAACAACACTCTTTAATCAATGATGACAAGGATAAAAATGACCAAAAACTTGGTAACGCAGTCAATGACACTACAATGGATCTTGAGACAGCGGCGATAACAATACAGAAAGTGTTTCGTTCTTTTCTTTTCaggaataaaacattaagtagCGACGACGCCACTAATGTGGACATTAGTTTGTTGATTGAGGATAAAGATCAGAAG AATGATGGCGAGATTTTGTCTGGTAATTCGAATAAAGATCGAAGAACTCTAGGTTTAAGTAGAATTGACAGTGTTTTACAAACTGTAAACGAAGAGCAGTCTCTCTCTTTGTCGACTGATGATTCTTCCACACTATCAAGCGCCGCCACAATCATACAAGCTCATGTTAGAGGTTTCTTGGTACGAAACAAATTGATTGGTAACAAAGCCAACTCAAGTACTTCAGGTTTTGATTCGGATGGCCATTCTACTGCGTCGTTGGAAATTGATAATGATggacgaaaaaataaaactgtccttaatatacatatagttcCCGAAGGTGGTCATTTTATGAGCCGGGATGAGAGTATGCTAACTTCTATCGATCTGTCGGTGGATGGCAGCCCGCGGGATTCCATTAATCTGCATCCTATGGGCCATGACACCAATGAGAGACGTAAACTACTGAAAAGAGAGGATGCCATCCAGTCAATCTCACCGCCGAGTAACAACAGCGGGAAACAGAGCGAAGAAGTTGATTCAGTGAAAGAAATATTCGAACAGAATACGCAACAGATAAACCGAAACGACTGTAATGGCATTATAGATCCGAATAAATCAAATGCAAGTGAAACAAACGAAAAGTTACCTGAAGAAAAAAACGATGAAATTGAAAACGTAGATGCGCATGCTCCATCAAAATTAGGAACATCAGGGTTTAGTCTTCCATCGCTGACATCAGACGAGATGGATGTGGTAACACCGTTCACGGCTACCGATTCCGACGGCGAATCCAAAATACTGCATTCAGGCGAGTTTCATGACGTGTTACTACCAACTACGGTGTCACGTTCAGACACCTCAGTCGTCCGTG AATTTCACAATGTCTtagtatatttcttattatggAACAACGCGTAA
- the LOC116773189 gene encoding polyglutamine-binding protein 1 → MPLPPALAARLAKRGILKEPTNNDVSFETPTAQVNEEIIAEDYDNNTDQLNHNERFWEGIEGVNVDPIKGHKGCPNKSNIYHECSKYCVKTWKQGKPSPSDKYLEVKRKVLELWPLPPGWEEVYDEGTGHYYFWNVHNNLVSWLPPSHPRAIQSESAAHLREERLLREGDESDDSSEASDQEVPQQHQRMKRIDRKDREREMVHHRDKKRHRVKDNDLDPMDPASYSDIARGGWTAGLDAHAKTGVDSTASGSLYQMRPYPAPGAILAANAKGSPPSSPN, encoded by the coding sequence ATGCCTCTGCCACCTGCGTTGGCTGCTCGATTGGCAAAGCGAGGTATATTAAAAGAACCTACGAATAATGACGTATCTTTTGAGACCCCAACAGCTCAGGTAAACGAAGAGATCATAGCAGAAGATTACGATAATAATACAGACCAATTGAATCATAATGAACGTTTCTGGGAAGGTATAGAAGGTGTAAATGTTGATCCTATTAAAGGTCATAAGGGTTGCcccaataaaagtaatatttaccaTGAGTGCTCGAAATATTGTGTTAAAACATGGAAGCAAGGAAAACCATCACCATCTGACAAATATTTGGAAGTCAAACGAAAAGTTTTAGAACTGTGGCCCCTACCACCAGGATGGGAAGAAGTATATGATGAAGGCACTGGGCATTATTACTTTTGGAATGTTCATAACAATTTAGTATCATGGTTGCCACCATCCCATCCTCGAGCAATTCAAAGCGAAAGTGCAGCACATCTACGTGAAGAAAGACTATTACGAGAAGGGGATGAAAGTGACGACAGTAGTGAAGCTTCAGATCAAGAAGTGCCGCAGCAACATCAAAGGATGAAAAGAATTGATAGGAAGGATAGGGAAAGAGAAATGGTGCATCACAGGGATAAGAAGAGGCATAGGGTTAAGGATAATGACTTAGATCCTATGGATCCCGCCTCTTATTCAGATATTGCGAGAGGTGGTTGGACTGCAGGTTTGGATGCTCATGCTAAAACGGGGGTTGATTCAACAGCTTCGGGTTCGCTGTATCAGATGAGACCTTATCCCGCTCCAGGGGCTATCTTGGCTGCTAACGCTAAGGGCTCACCACCTTCATCACCCAATTAg